The following nucleotide sequence is from Streptomyces sp. HUAS CB01.
TCGTGTCGTCGTCACGGGGCCCCGAGCGGGCCGGACGGCGTCAGCGCGCCGGGACCTGGCCCGTGCCGTCGTCCTCGTCGTCCGGGAGTTTGCAGACCCGCTCCAGGAACAGCCCCGCGGCGATCACCCCGATACCCGCGAGGACCGCGAAGCCCGCGTAGATCGCCTGGTCCCGGCGCGCCGGGACGTCGAGCGAGCCGAGCAGGAAGACCGCCACGCCGCCGTACACACCGCTGACGAGGGCCGCGACCAGCGCGCTCGCCTGGCCGAAGACGACCGCGCGGGCGGCCATGAGCGGCTCGACGCCCTTCGCCCCCGGCCGGCGCTCCCGCTGGGCCCGCAGCCGGGCCCGCAGCGACAGCGCGGTCGCCAGGAGGACCACGGCGATCGCCGCCAGGACGATGGGCGCGGCCAGCGGCACGCTCGGCAGCGTGCCCACCGCGTCCCACAGCCGCGTGCCACCCCAGGACAGCACCCCGGCCACCACGAACAGCCCGGCCAGTACCCCAAGCCGTAGTTGCTTCACCGCACGCCCCTGTGTCCTTCGTCCTGGTGCCGGAGACCCTGAAGAGCGTAACGACTACTCGGGCAGGCGGAGTTCCAGGTCCACGCGCGGCGCCACGCCCGTCCGGCCCACGCCGGACAGCAGCTCCGCGATTCCGCCCAGGCCCGGGAGCTGGGCCTCGGGCTCCACGTCGTGCCACGGGGCGAGGACGAAGGCCCGCTCGTGCGCCCGCGGGTGCGGAAGGGTGAGGAGCGGGTCGTCCGAGACCACGTCCGCGTACGCCACGATGTCGACGTCGATTGTGCGCGGACCCCAGCGCTCCTCGCGCACCCGGTCGAACGCCTCCTCGATCGCCTGGCCTCGCTCCAGCAGGGAACCGGGCGGCAGCGTCGTCTTCACGAGCACCACCGCGTTGAAGTACGGCGGCTGGGTGCCCGGCTCGACGCCCCACGGCTCCGTCTCGTACACGGGGGAGACCGCCTTGACCCGGATGCCGGGGGTGTCCTCCAGCAGGTCGATGGCGCCCTGGATCGTCTCCAGCCGGTTGCCCAGGTTGGACCCGAGCGCGATCACGGCGCGCTTGGGGTTGGACAGGGTGATGTCGGCCGCGTCGACCTGCTCGACGACGGCGGTGGGCACGGGCTGCACGGTGGGGTCGCTCATGCACGGCTCCGGGTGATGGTGATGGTGACGTCGTCGAACGGGACGGTGATCGGGGCGTCGGGCTTGTGCACGACGACCTCGACCTCCTGGACGCCGGCGTGCTTGAGGCACTGCTGGGCGATGCGCTCCGCAAGCGTCTCGATCAGGTCCACCGGCTCCCCCTGGACGACGTCGACGACCTCCTCCGCCACCACTCCGTAGTGGACGGTCTTCGCCAGGTCGTCGTCGGCGGCCGCGGGACGGGTGTCGAGGCCGAGCACCAGGTCCACGATGAAGGTCTGGCCCTCCTCGCGCTCCCGGGGGAAGACGCCGTGGTGCCCGCGGGCCTTCAGGCCGCGCAGCGCGACACGATCCACGCGAATCACTCCTGCTGTCGTAGTCCGGCGCGCACGCGGCCGCGTGCGGGCGGCAGCAGTGCACGGATTCGAATCTACCTGCGGGGTCGGACACGACCTGCCCACGGGGGCCGTGGACGGACCGTCACCGGCTGGTGGCGGCGCCTACCCCGCAGCCGCGGAAACGAACCTCCCACAACCCGGTTTACCCACTCACGGGGTGGAATCGCCGTCCTCTTCGTCGTCCGATTCCGCCAGAACGGGCGAACCGTGATGTGACCAGATTCTCCACCCCTCGGGTGTGCGACGGAACACGTTGGTGGCCACGACCAGCTGCCCGACGAGGGGACCGAGCTCGCCGGCCTCCTCGGCGGGGCCGCCGCTGAGGATGTTCTCGGTGCAGGTCACGACGGCGGTGTCGCCGGAGACGCTCACCCGCACGTCGGTGAGGAAGAACTGGATGTACTCGGTGTTCGCCATGATCAGGGCGTACGAGCGCAGCACCTCGCCGCGCCCCGAGAGCACCGGCCAGCCGGGGTGCACACAGGAGATGTCCTCGGCCTCCCCGCCGTCCAGCCAGAGGCCGGAGACCCCCTCGAAGTCGCCCCGTTCCATGGCCTCGTAGAACGCGGTGTTGGCGGCCTCCACGTTCTCGACGTCGGTACGTGAGGTCACCGGGCTCCCTCGACCGCCCGCGCGACCCGCACGGCGTCCGCCGTGGCCCGCACCTCGTGGACCCGGACCGCCCAGGCGCCCTCGTGGGCGGCGATCGCGGAGATCGCGGCCGTGGCGGCGTCCCGCTCGCGCGCGGGCGGCGGGGCCGCGGCGCCGTCGGCCAGGACGTGGCCGAGGAACCGCTTGCGGGAGGCGGCGACGAGGAGCGGCCGGCCCAGGGTGCGCAGCTCGGCGAGGTGGGCCACCAGCGCGAGGTCGTGCGCCGCCTGCTTGGCGAAGCCGAGGCCCGGGTCGACGATGAGCCGCTCGGCGGCGACACCGCCCGCGACGACGGCGTCCATCCGCTCGCGCAGTTCCGCGACGACCTCGGCGACGACGTCCCCGTACACGGCCCTGCTGT
It contains:
- the folB gene encoding dihydroneopterin aldolase produces the protein MDRVALRGLKARGHHGVFPREREEGQTFIVDLVLGLDTRPAAADDDLAKTVHYGVVAEEVVDVVQGEPVDLIETLAERIAQQCLKHAGVQEVEVVVHKPDAPITVPFDDVTITITRSRA
- a CDS encoding nuclear transport factor 2 family protein encodes the protein MTSRTDVENVEAANTAFYEAMERGDFEGVSGLWLDGGEAEDISCVHPGWPVLSGRGEVLRSYALIMANTEYIQFFLTDVRVSVSGDTAVVTCTENILSGGPAEEAGELGPLVGQLVVATNVFRRTPEGWRIWSHHGSPVLAESDDEEDGDSTP
- a CDS encoding DUF3180 domain-containing protein, which codes for MKQLRLGVLAGLFVVAGVLSWGGTRLWDAVGTLPSVPLAAPIVLAAIAVVLLATALSLRARLRAQRERRPGAKGVEPLMAARAVVFGQASALVAALVSGVYGGVAVFLLGSLDVPARRDQAIYAGFAVLAGIGVIAAGLFLERVCKLPDDEDDGTGQVPAR
- the folK gene encoding 2-amino-4-hydroxy-6-hydroxymethyldihydropteridine diphosphokinase, producing the protein MSDPTVQPVPTAVVEQVDAADITLSNPKRAVIALGSNLGNRLETIQGAIDLLEDTPGIRVKAVSPVYETEPWGVEPGTQPPYFNAVVLVKTTLPPGSLLERGQAIEEAFDRVREERWGPRTIDVDIVAYADVVSDDPLLTLPHPRAHERAFVLAPWHDVEPEAQLPGLGGIAELLSGVGRTGVAPRVDLELRLPE